Sequence from the Seonamhaeicola sp. ML3 genome:
GAAAAGCATAGAACTCCGGGAACACTCATCACTTCTAATACTTCGGGAATCCCCATAAAATTTATGAGCGAAGGCAGAAGCGATGATTTCCAAGAACATTTCTGTGGTACACACTTCTTTAACCCTGCGAGATATTTAAAGTTATTCGAAATTATTCCGGGGCCTAAAACTTCTAAATCTGTTTTAGATTTTCTCAATAATTATGGCGAACAGTATCTGGGAAAAACTTCGGTTATTGCAAAAGATACGCCTGCTTTTATAGGAAACCGAATAGGGATTTTTGGTATCCAATCACTGTTCCATCAAGTCAAAGCACTTGGATTGACCATAGAGGAAGTCGATAAATTAACCGGACCAGTTATTGGCAGGCCTAAATCTGCTACCTTTAGAACGGTAGATGTTGTTGGCTTAGATACGCTAGTGCATGTCGCTAACGGTATTTACGAAAACTGCCCAGAAGACGAAGCCCACGAGCTTTTCAAACTACCAGATTTTATAAACACCATGATGGAAAATAAATGGTTGGGTAGCAAAACAGGTCAAGGCTTCTATAAAAAGGTAAAAGGGGAAACAGGTAAAAGTGAAATCCTATCTCTAGATTTAGAAACCTTGGAGTACCGCAGTAAAAAACGAGCTAAATTCGCCACCTTAGAACTCACAAAGTCTGTTGAAAAAGTTATTGATAGATTTAAGATTTTAGTGTCAGGGAAAGATAAAGCAGGTGCTTTTTACAGAAAGAATTTTGCTGCTATGTTTGCTTATGTATCCAACAGAGTTCCTGAAATATCTGATGAACTTTATAAAATAGATGATGCCATGAAAGCTGGGTTTGGTTGGGAGCATGGACCTTTTCAAATTTGGGATGCCATTGGTGTTGAAAAAGGTATAGATATTATGAAAGAAGAAGGTTTGGAGCCTGCCTCTTGGGTAAAAGCCATGATTAGCGCTGGTAATAGTTCTTTTTATTCCGTGCAAAATGGCGCAACATATTATTACGATATAACATCTAAATCGCATACTAAAAAACCAGGACAAGATGCCTTTATCATTCTAGATAATATCAGAAAGAGTAACGAAGTTTTTAGAAACTCAGGTGTTGTTATAGAAGATTTGGGAGAAGGCATATTAAATTGTGAATTCCAATCTAAAATGAACACTATTGGAGGTGACGTGCTGGCTGGACTCAATAAAGCAATTGATTTGGCTGAAAAAGATTTCGATGGCTTAGTCATAGGAAATCAAGGCGCCAATTTCTCAGTTGGAGCTAATATAGGCATGATTTTCATGATGGCCGTAGAACAAGAATACGACGAACTTAATGGGGCTATCAAGTATTTTCAGGATACTATGATGCGTATGCGCTATTCATCGATTCCAACTATTTCTGCACCTCATGGCATGTCTCTTGGAGGTGCCTGCGAATTATCCATGCATGCCGATAAAGTAGTAGCAGCAGCAGAAACTTATATCGGTTTAGTAGAATTTGGAGTAGGTGTTATCCCAGGTGGTGCAGGGTCTAAAGAAATGGCCCTTAGAGCATCAGACTCGTTTAGAAAAGGAGATGTAGAACTCAATGTTCTTCAGGAATATTTCCTAACAATAGGTATGGCAAAAGTAGCAACATCTGCTTACGAAGCCTTCGACATGGGGCTATTACAAAAAGGAAAAGATGTCGTAGTTGTTAATAAGGATAGACAGATTGCAACGGCTAAAGCCCATGCCAGATTAATGGCAGATGCAGGGTATACACAACCCGTAAAACGCAAAGATGTAAAAGTACTGGGCAAACAAGCTCTAGGTATGTTCTTGGTGGGAACAGATGCTATGGAAGCCTCTAATTACATAAGCGAACATGATCAAAAAATAGCTAATAAACTAGCCTATGTTATGGCTGGTGGAGACTTATCTGAGCCTACACTAGTAACAGAGCAATACTTATTAGATTTAGAGAGAGAGGCATTCTTAAGCTTGTGTACAGAACGAAAAACCTTAGAGCGAATTCAACATATGCTCAAAACAGGTAAACCATTACGTAATTAGAAGATTAGACGTGTTAGATTTCTAGATTATTAGAAGTCTAAAAGGTCTGAAAATCTAGTTTTCTAAAAATCTAAAATTATGAAAACCGCATATATAGTAAAAGCATACAGAACAGCTGTTGGGAAAGCACCCAAAGGTCTATTCCGTTTTAAAAGAACCGATGAGTTGGCCGCTGAAACCATTCAATACATGATGAATGAACTTCCTCAGCTAGATAAAAAAAGAATTGATGATGTTATTGTTGGTAACGCGATGCCCGAAGGCTCTCAGGGACTCAACATGGCTCGTTTAATTTCTCTTATGGGATTAGATAGTGTCGATGTACCGGGCGTAACCGTTAATAGGTTTTGTTCTTCAGGTATTGAAACTATTGCCATTGCAACTGCGAAAATCCAATCGGGCATGGCAGATTGTATCATCGCAGGAGGTGCTGAAAGTATGAGTGCCGTTCCTATGACAGGCTTTAAACCTGAGTTAAATTACGATATAGTCAATTCAGGACACGAAGATTATTATTGGGGCATGGGAAATACAGCAGAAGCTGTTGCCAATCAGTTTAAGGTTTCAAGAGAAGACCAAGATGAATTTGCATTTAATTCCCATATGAAAGCCTTAAAAGCACAGGCAGAGGATAGATTTCAAGATCAGATTGTTCCTATCGAAGTGAATCAAACCTACATAGATGCCAATGGGAAAAAAGCAACTAAGAGCTATACAGTCAACAAAGATGAAGGCCCCAGAAAAGGCACCAATCTAGAGGCTTTAGCTAAACTTCGTCCTGTATTTGCACAAGGAGGAAGTGTTACAGCTGGTAATTCTTCACAAATGAGCGATGGTGCAGCATTCGTTATGGTAATGAGCGAGGCTATGGTTAAAGAACTTAACTTAGAACCTATCGCCAGATTAGTAAACTATGCCGCTGCTGGTGTAGAACCTCGTATTATGGGTATTGGACCTGTAAAGGCTATTCCTAAGGCTTTAAAACTAGCGGGCCTAAAACAAGATGATTTAGAGCTTATTGAATTAAATGAAGCTTTTGCATCTCAATCATTAGCCGTGATACGAGAATTAAACTTAAGCCCAGATATCATTAATGTTAATGGTGGTGCTATTGCCCTTGGACATCCTTTAGGTTGTACTGGAACAAAACTTTCGGTTCAACTATTTGATGAAATGCGTAAGCGCGATATGAAAGGAAAATACGGTGCGGTAACCATGTGTGTAGGCACAGGACAAGGCGCCTGTGGTATTTTTGAATTTTTGAATTAAACTAAAAATCTACAATTAAACTATGGAAGAGAAAGCGATATTAAGAGGAGGACAGTTTCTTGTAAAAGAAACCGCTTGTGAAGATATTTTCACCCCAGAAGATTTTAACGAAGACCAGCTTATGATGAAAGAAGCTGTGACGGAGTTTGTTGATCGCGAAATCTGGGCTAAAAAAGCTCAATTTGAAAAGAAAGATTACGACCTAACAGAATCCTGTATGCGTAAAGCTGGAGAGCTTGGTTTTTTAAGCGTATCAGTGCCAGAAGAATATGGCGGCATGGGTATGGGTTTTGTTGATACCATGCTGGTTTGTGATTTCATTTCTGGAGCAACAGGTTCTTTTAGTACCGCCTTTGGAGCACATACTGGTATTGGAACTATGCCCATAACCTTGTATGGAAGCGAAAACCAAAAACAAAAGTATGTCCCAAAACTGGCTAGCGGTGAATGGTTTGGTTCCTATTGCTTAACCGAACCTAGTGCAGGTAGTGATGCCAATTCAGGAAAAACAAAAGCTGTGCTGTCTCAAGACGGTAAATCATACAAGATTACTGGACAGAAAATGTGGATTTCCAATGCAGGTTTCTGTAATTTAATGATTGTCTTTGCTAGAATCGAAGACGATAAATATATTACAGGTTTTATTGTTGAATACGACCCTGAAAACCCTAATGGCATAACCATGGGAGAAGAAGAGCACAAACTAGGCATACGCGCTTCCTCAACAAGACAGGTCTTTTTTAACGAAACTGAAGTCCCTGTAGAAAACATGCTATCGGTACGAGGAAATGGTTTCAAAATTGCCATGAACGCTCTTAATGTTGGCCGTATTAAATTAGCTGTAGCTTGTTTGGATGCTCAGCGTAGAACAATCTCAGAATCTATAAAGTATGCCAATGAGCGTATTCAATTTAAAACACCTATTTCTAGTTTTGGTGCTATTCGCCAAAAAATTGCCGAAATGGCAACAAACTGCTGGGTAGGTGAAGCTGGTTGCTACAGAGCCGCTAAAAATATTCAGGATCGTATTGATATTAGACGTCAAAATGGCAAGGATTCTCATCAAGAAGCCGAATTAAAAGGTGTTGAAGAATACGCTATAGAATGTTCTATTTTAAAAGTATCAGTTTCTGAATTTGTTCAAAGATGTACCGACGAAGGTATTCAAATCCTAGGTGGTATGGGATTCTCTGAGGAAACTCCGATGGAATCCGCTTGGAGAGACGCTCGTATTTCTAGAATTTACGAAGGCACCAACGAAATAAACAGAATGTTAAGTATTGGGATGCTTATTAAAAAAGCCATGAAAGGGCATGTTGACTTATTAACTCCAGCTATGGCGGTTAAAGAAGAGTTAATGGGTATTCCTTCTTTTGATACACCAGACTTTTCAGAATTGTTTTCAGAAGAAAAGAGCATCGTAAAAAACCTAAAGAAACTATTTTTGATGGTTGCTGGAGCAGCCTTAGAAAAATATGGTGAAAAAATCGAAGAACAACAACAGCTTATGCTAGCAGCTTCAGACATTTTAATTCAAATTTATTTGGCTGAATCGGCTATTCTACGTGCCGAAAAAATGGCCAAAAAAGAAGGCGAAGACAAGGTTAAAGAACAAATTGCTATGGCCAAGCTCAATTTATTCCACGCCATCGATGTTATTGAAACCGCAGGAAAACATTCAATTATTTCATTCTCTAGTGGTGACGAACAACGCATGATGCTTATGGGATTAAAACGCTACATTAAATATGTGAATATGCCTAACATCATTGAACTGAGAAATATTATTGCAAATAAAGTAACTCAGGAAAATAAATATTGCTTCTAAGCAATAGGGTGACTAACTCAAATAAAAACGCTTCAATTTACTTTTTTGAAGCGTTTTTTATTTTGCTTAATTTTATACAAACATCTTTTATGAAAAAAACCATATTCCTTTTACTCCTAATACATGCCTCTTTGCTTCATAGTCAAGACACCAAAAAACTTGAACCAAAGCTGGAAAACATTGCTTGGATTTCTGGTAATTGGAGAGGTGAAGCCTTTGGAGGCGTTACAGAAGAAAACTGGAGCAAACCTTCCGGCGGTTCCATGATGGCTACTTTTAAGCTAATTAGTGATGGTAAAGTGGCTTTTTATGAAATCGAAATAATAAGAGAACTGGAAAACACCCTTGTGTTACAGCTAAAACACTTTAACAATGATTTAAAAGGATGGGAAACAAAAGACGAAACTGTTGACTTCCCCTTAAAATACATCACCAAAGACAAAGTTGTTTTTGAGGGTATGAGTTTTGAAAAAGTAAGTGAAAATGAAATGAATGTTTATGTAGACATTCACCAAAAAGATGGTTCTGTTAGTACAACCAAATTTAATTATAAGAAATAAATGAAGTATTTTATAGTTTTTCTTCTTTTAACAATATCGCCTACAATCAAAAGCCAGAACAAGACTGTATTGTATGATATTATTGATGCCATATCGGCCAATAGAATTCAAAATGACATACAAACACTAGTTGATTTTGGAACTAGAAACACCTTTAGCGATACCCTCTCTACAAGTCGTGGTATTGGAGCAGCACGCAGATGGATAAAAAAAGAATTTGAAACCATCTCTGCTGATTGTGATAATTGCTTGGAGGTTTTTTTTCAAAAAGATTTTGTTACAAAAAAGGGTAACACCAGAGTTCCTCACGATACTTGGGTGGTCAATGTTGTTGCTATACAAAGAGGAACCAAATACCCAAACAGGTATGTTATTATGAGCGGTGATATAGATTCCAGAGCTAGTGATACCATGGACTTCACCACCGATGCTCCTGGTGCAAACGATAATGCTTCAGGAATGGCAGGTACTTTAGAAGCTGCTCGA
This genomic interval carries:
- a CDS encoding DUF6265 family protein translates to MKKTIFLLLLIHASLLHSQDTKKLEPKLENIAWISGNWRGEAFGGVTEENWSKPSGGSMMATFKLISDGKVAFYEIEIIRELENTLVLQLKHFNNDLKGWETKDETVDFPLKYITKDKVVFEGMSFEKVSENEMNVYVDIHQKDGSVSTTKFNYKK
- a CDS encoding 3-hydroxyacyl-CoA dehydrogenase/enoyl-CoA hydratase family protein gives rise to the protein MGKRLIKKVAVIGSGIMGSGIACHFANIGVEVLLLDIVPRELNDIEKSKGLTLQDKVVKNRLVNDALKKTLKSKPSPIYHQKFASRITTGNLDDDISKVKDVDWIIEVVVERLDIKKQVFENLEKHRTPGTLITSNTSGIPIKFMSEGRSDDFQEHFCGTHFFNPARYLKLFEIIPGPKTSKSVLDFLNNYGEQYLGKTSVIAKDTPAFIGNRIGIFGIQSLFHQVKALGLTIEEVDKLTGPVIGRPKSATFRTVDVVGLDTLVHVANGIYENCPEDEAHELFKLPDFINTMMENKWLGSKTGQGFYKKVKGETGKSEILSLDLETLEYRSKKRAKFATLELTKSVEKVIDRFKILVSGKDKAGAFYRKNFAAMFAYVSNRVPEISDELYKIDDAMKAGFGWEHGPFQIWDAIGVEKGIDIMKEEGLEPASWVKAMISAGNSSFYSVQNGATYYYDITSKSHTKKPGQDAFIILDNIRKSNEVFRNSGVVIEDLGEGILNCEFQSKMNTIGGDVLAGLNKAIDLAEKDFDGLVIGNQGANFSVGANIGMIFMMAVEQEYDELNGAIKYFQDTMMRMRYSSIPTISAPHGMSLGGACELSMHADKVVAAAETYIGLVEFGVGVIPGGAGSKEMALRASDSFRKGDVELNVLQEYFLTIGMAKVATSAYEAFDMGLLQKGKDVVVVNKDRQIATAKAHARLMADAGYTQPVKRKDVKVLGKQALGMFLVGTDAMEASNYISEHDQKIANKLAYVMAGGDLSEPTLVTEQYLLDLEREAFLSLCTERKTLERIQHMLKTGKPLRN
- a CDS encoding acetyl-CoA C-acyltransferase; the encoded protein is MKTAYIVKAYRTAVGKAPKGLFRFKRTDELAAETIQYMMNELPQLDKKRIDDVIVGNAMPEGSQGLNMARLISLMGLDSVDVPGVTVNRFCSSGIETIAIATAKIQSGMADCIIAGGAESMSAVPMTGFKPELNYDIVNSGHEDYYWGMGNTAEAVANQFKVSREDQDEFAFNSHMKALKAQAEDRFQDQIVPIEVNQTYIDANGKKATKSYTVNKDEGPRKGTNLEALAKLRPVFAQGGSVTAGNSSQMSDGAAFVMVMSEAMVKELNLEPIARLVNYAAAGVEPRIMGIGPVKAIPKALKLAGLKQDDLELIELNEAFASQSLAVIRELNLSPDIINVNGGAIALGHPLGCTGTKLSVQLFDEMRKRDMKGKYGAVTMCVGTGQGACGIFEFLN
- a CDS encoding acyl-CoA dehydrogenase family protein gives rise to the protein MEEKAILRGGQFLVKETACEDIFTPEDFNEDQLMMKEAVTEFVDREIWAKKAQFEKKDYDLTESCMRKAGELGFLSVSVPEEYGGMGMGFVDTMLVCDFISGATGSFSTAFGAHTGIGTMPITLYGSENQKQKYVPKLASGEWFGSYCLTEPSAGSDANSGKTKAVLSQDGKSYKITGQKMWISNAGFCNLMIVFARIEDDKYITGFIVEYDPENPNGITMGEEEHKLGIRASSTRQVFFNETEVPVENMLSVRGNGFKIAMNALNVGRIKLAVACLDAQRRTISESIKYANERIQFKTPISSFGAIRQKIAEMATNCWVGEAGCYRAAKNIQDRIDIRRQNGKDSHQEAELKGVEEYAIECSILKVSVSEFVQRCTDEGIQILGGMGFSEETPMESAWRDARISRIYEGTNEINRMLSIGMLIKKAMKGHVDLLTPAMAVKEELMGIPSFDTPDFSELFSEEKSIVKNLKKLFLMVAGAALEKYGEKIEEQQQLMLAASDILIQIYLAESAILRAEKMAKKEGEDKVKEQIAMAKLNLFHAIDVIETAGKHSIISFSSGDEQRMMLMGLKRYIKYVNMPNIIELRNIIANKVTQENKYCF